A region from the Cannabis sativa cultivar Pink pepper isolate KNU-18-1 chromosome 9, ASM2916894v1, whole genome shotgun sequence genome encodes:
- the LOC115723210 gene encoding outer envelope pore protein 16-2, chloroplastic isoform X1, with amino-acid sequence MNMNSSTSNSNGSLDKRSFMDELRSFDKGGFLDLGHPLLNRIADTFVKAAGIGAIQAMSREAYFTAFEGLDSSSSRSSVGGITSDVSSSAAKKSRFPNLRGETNRSSIEAMVKGTGKESLQWGLAAGVYSGLTYGLSEARGAHDWKNSAVAGALTGVALALTAEESSHEQVVQCAITGAAISAAANLLSGIF; translated from the exons ATGAACATGAATAGTAGTACTAGCAATAGCAATGGTAGTTTGGATAAGAGGAGTTTCATGGATGAGCTTAGGAGCTTTGACAAAGGTGGCTTCTTAGACTTAGGCCACCCTCTCCTCAATCGCATTGCTGATACTTTCGTCAAGGCAGCAGGG ATTGGAGCTATTCAGGCCATGTCTCGTGAGGCTTATTTTACTGCTTTCGAAG GACTTGATTCATCATCTTCTAGGAGTAGTGTGGGTGGTATTACTTCAGATGTCTCATCATCAGCTGCCAAAAAGAGTCGATTCCCAAACCTCAGAG GTGAAACAAACAGAAGTTCTATTGAAGCCATG GTGAAGGGCACAGGAAAAGAATCATTACAATGGG GACTGGCTGCTGGAGTGTATTCAGGTCTCACCTATGGACTATCTGAAGCTCGTGGAGCTCATGATTGG AAAAACAGTGCAGTTGCAGGAGCACTGACCGGGGTGGCATTGGCACTTACGGCGGAGGAGTCTTCACATGAGCAAGTGGTTCAATGTGCCATAACCGGAGCTGCCATCTCTGCAGCTGCAAATCTTCTCTCTGGCATCTTTTGA
- the LOC115723210 gene encoding outer envelope pore protein 16-2, chloroplastic isoform X2: MNMNSSTSNSNGSLDKRSFMDELRSFDKGGFLDLGHPLLNRIADTFVKAAGIGAIQAMSREAYFTAFEGLDSSSSRSSVGGITSDVSSSAAKKSRFPNLRGETNRSSIEAMVKGTGKESLQWGLAAGVYSGLTYGLSEARGAHDWCSCRSTDRGGIGTYGGGVFT, translated from the exons ATGAACATGAATAGTAGTACTAGCAATAGCAATGGTAGTTTGGATAAGAGGAGTTTCATGGATGAGCTTAGGAGCTTTGACAAAGGTGGCTTCTTAGACTTAGGCCACCCTCTCCTCAATCGCATTGCTGATACTTTCGTCAAGGCAGCAGGG ATTGGAGCTATTCAGGCCATGTCTCGTGAGGCTTATTTTACTGCTTTCGAAG GACTTGATTCATCATCTTCTAGGAGTAGTGTGGGTGGTATTACTTCAGATGTCTCATCATCAGCTGCCAAAAAGAGTCGATTCCCAAACCTCAGAG GTGAAACAAACAGAAGTTCTATTGAAGCCATG GTGAAGGGCACAGGAAAAGAATCATTACAATGGG GACTGGCTGCTGGAGTGTATTCAGGTCTCACCTATGGACTATCTGAAGCTCGTGGAGCTCATGATTGG TGCAGTTGCAGGAGCACTGACCGGGGTGGCATTGGCACTTACGGCGGAGGAGTCTTCACATGA
- the LOC115723209 gene encoding uncharacterized protein LOC115723209 isoform X1, whose protein sequence is MGAPEKSQANASSMQRVKVYRLNDDGKWDDQGTGHVTVDYLERSEELGLFVFDEEDHETLLLHRISADDIYRKQEDTIISWRDPEFSSELALSFQETTGCAYIWDHICNVQRNMNFHSLNNDTFHGPNSELRELPAVAPSTLPLILKTLVESGIADQMRLTELILNDQEFFRKLMVEFRMYEDLENVEGLHMIYKIVRGIIMLNSPQIFEKIFGDELIMDIIGCLEYDPEVHHAQNHRNFLKEHVVFKEAIPIKDPLVLSKIHQTYRVGYLKDVILARVLDETTLGNLNSIIHSNNAVVVSLLKDDSTFIQELFARIRSPTTSEESKKNLVYFVHEFCCLSKSLQMVQQLRLYRDLVNEGIFDIMTDALQSQDKKLVLTGTDILILFLNQDPNLLRSFVIRPEGIPLLGLLVKGMLTDFGDDMHCQFLEILRSLLDSFTLSGTQRDTIIEIFYEKHLGQLIDVITASCPSDGVAQSIGKTSGSGERVERQNVVKPEILSNICELLCFCVLHHPYRIKCNFLLSNMIDKVLLLTRRREKYLVVAAVRFIRSTLTRWDEHLINHFAKNNLFKPIVDAFVRNGNRYNLLNSAILDLFEFIRKENMKSLLKYIVDSFWNELEKFEYLASIQSLKVKYEQCLETCGARSTVTVAEPRKRIDERALEKEEEEYFNEDSDEEDTASASMPNNNKKGVSQPVIANGVASTYTPSSPNSVGLVDYADDEDDEDYKPPPRKQPENDEDEGTIIDPLRLKRKLPLKDKELEQGKKHRLGKNSKPKDSVFAALCTTLSQAVLPCNKAASTVPVSSHTADEDNKCSGEVNHHQENEHAVSRDCPDNNSIEPDENHREKDEAASSKNCTELLQVAAPPENRQLSGDECALIPPKSSPEMAVNGS, encoded by the exons ATGGGCGCGCCGGAGAAATCACAGGCAAACGCTAGTTCGATGCAG CGTGTTAAGGTGTACCGTTTGAATGATGATGGAAAGTGGGATGATCAAGGAACTGGGCATGTCACTGTTGACTATTTGGAG CGATCGGAAGAGCTTGGTTTATTTGTTTTCGATGAGGAAGATCATGAGACATTGCTTTTGCATCGTATTAGTGCAGatgatatttatagaaaacAAGAAG ATACAATTATCTCATGGAGAGACCCAGAATTTTCTTCAGAGTTAGCACTAAGCTTTCAGGAGACAACAGGCTGTGCTTACATATG GGACCATATCTGCAATGTGCAAAGAAATATGAATTTCCATTCTCTTAAca ATGATACATTTCATGGTCCAAATAGCGAGTTGAGGGAGCTGCCGGCAGTTGCACCATCCACACTTCCCTTAATACTTAAG ACTTTGGTTGAGAGTGGTATTGCTGATCAGATGCGGTTGACAGAACTTATCTTGAATGAT CAAGAATTTTTTCGGAAGCTGATGGTTGAATTTAGGATGTATGAAGACTTGGAAAACGTTGAAGGTCTACACATGATATACAAAATAGTAAGGGGGATCA TTATGCTCAATAGTCCTCAGATCTTTGAGAAGATATTTGGTGATGAATTGATCATGGATATTATAGGCTGTCTTGAGT ATGATCCTGAAGTTCATCATGCCCAAAATCATCGTAATTTTTTGAAAGAGCACGTTGTTTTTAAGGAG GCTATACCTATCAAGGATCCATTGGTCCTCTCGAAGATACACCAGACATATCGAGTTGGCTATTTGAAG GATGTCATTTTGGCCAGAGTATTGGATGAGACGACACTTGGAAATCTCAACTCCATAATTCATTCAAACAATGCTGTT GTTGTTTCTTTATTAAAGGATGATAGTACATTTATTCAGGAATTGTTTGCCAGGATCAGGTCACCCACCACctcagaagaatctaaaaagAATTTG GTGTACTTTGTGCATGAGTTCTGTTGTCTAAGCAAGAGCCTGCAGATGGTACAACAACTTCGTCTATATAG GGATCTTGTGAATGAAGGCATTTTTGACATCATGACCGATGCTCTGCAGAGTCAAGACAAAAAGCTTGTATTAACTGG GACAGATATCCTCATTCTTTTCTTAAACCAGGATCCAAACCTTCTGCGTTCTTTTGTTATTCGGCCAGAAGGAATTCCTCTTTTAGGACTTCTG GTGAAAGGAATGCTAACAGATTTTGGGGATGATATGCACTGCCAATTTCTTGAAATTCTTCGCAGTCTTCTAGATTCATTTACATTATCAGGAACTCAG AGGGACACCATTATTGAAATTTTCTATGAGAAGCATTTGGGTCAGTTAATTGATGTCATAACAGCATCATGTCCTTCAGATGGTGTTGCTCAGTCAATTGGTAAAACTTCAGGGTCTGGTGAAAGAGTTGAAAGACAGAATGTCGTGAAGCCTGAAATTTTGTCGAACATATGTGAATTGCTATGTTTTTGTGTTCTGCACCATCCTTATAGAATAAA GTGTAATTTTCTCCTAAGTAATATGATAGATAAAGTTTTGCTTCTGACTCGAAGAAGGGAAAAATATTTAGTTGTTGCAGCTGTTCGATTCATTCGTTCTACTCTTACCCGTTGG GATGAGCATCTGATAAATCACTTCGCCAAAAATAACCTTTTTAAGCCAATTGTAGATGCTTTTGTTCGCAACGGCAATCGATATAACTTGCTCAACTCTGCCATTCTTGACCTTTTTGAGTTTATACGGAAG GAGAACATGAAATCATTGCTTAAATATATAGTTGATTCATTCTGGAATGAATTGGAAAAATTCGAGTATTTGGCGTCCATACAATCTCTAAAAGTGAAATATGAGCAG TGTCTAGAGACATGTGGAGCCAGAAGCACTGTTACAGTGGCGGAGCCCAGAAAGAGAATTGATGAGCGTGCTTTGgagaaagaagaggaagaataTTTCAATGAGGACag TGATGAAGAGGACACTGCGTCAGCATCAATgccaaataacaacaaaaaaggaGTATCTCAACCTGTTATAGCAAATGGAGTTGCTTCAACCTACACCCCTTCAag TCCCAACTCTGTCGGTCTGGTTGATTATgctgatgatgaggatgatgaagaCTACAAACCACCACCAAGGAAACAACCTGAGAATGATGAAGATGAAGGAACAATAATTGACCCCTTAAGGTTGAAGCGGAAATTGCCCTTAAAGGACAAAGAACTTGAGCAAGGAAAGAAACATCGATTAGGTAAAAACTCGAAACCAAAAGACAGTGTATTTGCTGCTTTGTGTACGACACTAAGCCAGGCAGTGCTACCCTGCAATAAAGCTGCAAGCACAGTTCCTGTATCTTCTCACACAGCTGATGAGGATAACAAGTGTTCAGGTGAAGTAAATCATCATCAAGAGAATGAGCATGCTGTTTCCAGAGACTGTCCTGATAACAACAGCATTGAACCTGATGAGAACCACCGAGAGAAGGATGAAGCAGCTTCTTCTAAAAACTGTACAGAGCTTTTACAAGTAGCAGCCCCACCCGAAAATAGGCAGTTGAGTGGAGATGAGTGTGCATTGATACCCCCCAAATCCTCGCCGGAAATGGCTGTGAATGGCTCCTAA
- the LOC115723209 gene encoding uncharacterized protein LOC115723209 isoform X2 gives MVEFRMYEDLENVEGLHMIYKIVRGIIMLNSPQIFEKIFGDELIMDIIGCLEYDPEVHHAQNHRNFLKEHVVFKEAIPIKDPLVLSKIHQTYRVGYLKDVILARVLDETTLGNLNSIIHSNNAVVVSLLKDDSTFIQELFARIRSPTTSEESKKNLVYFVHEFCCLSKSLQMVQQLRLYRDLVNEGIFDIMTDALQSQDKKLVLTGTDILILFLNQDPNLLRSFVIRPEGIPLLGLLVKGMLTDFGDDMHCQFLEILRSLLDSFTLSGTQRDTIIEIFYEKHLGQLIDVITASCPSDGVAQSIGKTSGSGERVERQNVVKPEILSNICELLCFCVLHHPYRIKCNFLLSNMIDKVLLLTRRREKYLVVAAVRFIRSTLTRWDEHLINHFAKNNLFKPIVDAFVRNGNRYNLLNSAILDLFEFIRKENMKSLLKYIVDSFWNELEKFEYLASIQSLKVKYEQCLETCGARSTVTVAEPRKRIDERALEKEEEEYFNEDSDEEDTASASMPNNNKKGVSQPVIANGVASTYTPSSPNSVGLVDYADDEDDEDYKPPPRKQPENDEDEGTIIDPLRLKRKLPLKDKELEQGKKHRLGKNSKPKDSVFAALCTTLSQAVLPCNKAASTVPVSSHTADEDNKCSGEVNHHQENEHAVSRDCPDNNSIEPDENHREKDEAASSKNCTELLQVAAPPENRQLSGDECALIPPKSSPEMAVNGS, from the exons ATGGTTGAATTTAGGATGTATGAAGACTTGGAAAACGTTGAAGGTCTACACATGATATACAAAATAGTAAGGGGGATCA TTATGCTCAATAGTCCTCAGATCTTTGAGAAGATATTTGGTGATGAATTGATCATGGATATTATAGGCTGTCTTGAGT ATGATCCTGAAGTTCATCATGCCCAAAATCATCGTAATTTTTTGAAAGAGCACGTTGTTTTTAAGGAG GCTATACCTATCAAGGATCCATTGGTCCTCTCGAAGATACACCAGACATATCGAGTTGGCTATTTGAAG GATGTCATTTTGGCCAGAGTATTGGATGAGACGACACTTGGAAATCTCAACTCCATAATTCATTCAAACAATGCTGTT GTTGTTTCTTTATTAAAGGATGATAGTACATTTATTCAGGAATTGTTTGCCAGGATCAGGTCACCCACCACctcagaagaatctaaaaagAATTTG GTGTACTTTGTGCATGAGTTCTGTTGTCTAAGCAAGAGCCTGCAGATGGTACAACAACTTCGTCTATATAG GGATCTTGTGAATGAAGGCATTTTTGACATCATGACCGATGCTCTGCAGAGTCAAGACAAAAAGCTTGTATTAACTGG GACAGATATCCTCATTCTTTTCTTAAACCAGGATCCAAACCTTCTGCGTTCTTTTGTTATTCGGCCAGAAGGAATTCCTCTTTTAGGACTTCTG GTGAAAGGAATGCTAACAGATTTTGGGGATGATATGCACTGCCAATTTCTTGAAATTCTTCGCAGTCTTCTAGATTCATTTACATTATCAGGAACTCAG AGGGACACCATTATTGAAATTTTCTATGAGAAGCATTTGGGTCAGTTAATTGATGTCATAACAGCATCATGTCCTTCAGATGGTGTTGCTCAGTCAATTGGTAAAACTTCAGGGTCTGGTGAAAGAGTTGAAAGACAGAATGTCGTGAAGCCTGAAATTTTGTCGAACATATGTGAATTGCTATGTTTTTGTGTTCTGCACCATCCTTATAGAATAAA GTGTAATTTTCTCCTAAGTAATATGATAGATAAAGTTTTGCTTCTGACTCGAAGAAGGGAAAAATATTTAGTTGTTGCAGCTGTTCGATTCATTCGTTCTACTCTTACCCGTTGG GATGAGCATCTGATAAATCACTTCGCCAAAAATAACCTTTTTAAGCCAATTGTAGATGCTTTTGTTCGCAACGGCAATCGATATAACTTGCTCAACTCTGCCATTCTTGACCTTTTTGAGTTTATACGGAAG GAGAACATGAAATCATTGCTTAAATATATAGTTGATTCATTCTGGAATGAATTGGAAAAATTCGAGTATTTGGCGTCCATACAATCTCTAAAAGTGAAATATGAGCAG TGTCTAGAGACATGTGGAGCCAGAAGCACTGTTACAGTGGCGGAGCCCAGAAAGAGAATTGATGAGCGTGCTTTGgagaaagaagaggaagaataTTTCAATGAGGACag TGATGAAGAGGACACTGCGTCAGCATCAATgccaaataacaacaaaaaaggaGTATCTCAACCTGTTATAGCAAATGGAGTTGCTTCAACCTACACCCCTTCAag TCCCAACTCTGTCGGTCTGGTTGATTATgctgatgatgaggatgatgaagaCTACAAACCACCACCAAGGAAACAACCTGAGAATGATGAAGATGAAGGAACAATAATTGACCCCTTAAGGTTGAAGCGGAAATTGCCCTTAAAGGACAAAGAACTTGAGCAAGGAAAGAAACATCGATTAGGTAAAAACTCGAAACCAAAAGACAGTGTATTTGCTGCTTTGTGTACGACACTAAGCCAGGCAGTGCTACCCTGCAATAAAGCTGCAAGCACAGTTCCTGTATCTTCTCACACAGCTGATGAGGATAACAAGTGTTCAGGTGAAGTAAATCATCATCAAGAGAATGAGCATGCTGTTTCCAGAGACTGTCCTGATAACAACAGCATTGAACCTGATGAGAACCACCGAGAGAAGGATGAAGCAGCTTCTTCTAAAAACTGTACAGAGCTTTTACAAGTAGCAGCCCCACCCGAAAATAGGCAGTTGAGTGGAGATGAGTGTGCATTGATACCCCCCAAATCCTCGCCGGAAATGGCTGTGAATGGCTCCTAA
- the LOC115723209 gene encoding uncharacterized protein LOC115723209 isoform X3: MGAPEKSQANASSMQRVKVYRLNDDGKWDDQGTGHVTVDYLERSEELGLFVFDEEDHETLLLHRISADDIYRKQEDTIISWRDPEFSSELALSFQETTGCAYIWDHICNVQRNMNFHSLNNDTFHGPNSELRELPAVAPSTLPLILKTLVESGIADQMRLTELILNDQEFFRKLMVEFRMYEDLENVEGLHMIYKIVRGIIMLNSPQIFEKIFGDELIMDIIGCLEYDPEVHHAQNHRNFLKEHVVFKEAIPIKDPLVLSKIHQTYRVGYLKDVILARVLDETTLGNLNSIIHSNNAVVVSLLKDDSTFIQELFARIRSPTTSEESKKNLVYFVHEFCCLSKSLQMVQQLRLYRDLVNEGIFDIMTDALQSQDKKLVLTGTDILILFLNQDPNLLRSFVIRPEGIPLLGLLVKGMLTDFGDDMHCQFLEILRSLLDSFTLSGTQFIMFLLNCWKTCQSCKIEFLFFCFF; the protein is encoded by the exons ATGGGCGCGCCGGAGAAATCACAGGCAAACGCTAGTTCGATGCAG CGTGTTAAGGTGTACCGTTTGAATGATGATGGAAAGTGGGATGATCAAGGAACTGGGCATGTCACTGTTGACTATTTGGAG CGATCGGAAGAGCTTGGTTTATTTGTTTTCGATGAGGAAGATCATGAGACATTGCTTTTGCATCGTATTAGTGCAGatgatatttatagaaaacAAGAAG ATACAATTATCTCATGGAGAGACCCAGAATTTTCTTCAGAGTTAGCACTAAGCTTTCAGGAGACAACAGGCTGTGCTTACATATG GGACCATATCTGCAATGTGCAAAGAAATATGAATTTCCATTCTCTTAAca ATGATACATTTCATGGTCCAAATAGCGAGTTGAGGGAGCTGCCGGCAGTTGCACCATCCACACTTCCCTTAATACTTAAG ACTTTGGTTGAGAGTGGTATTGCTGATCAGATGCGGTTGACAGAACTTATCTTGAATGAT CAAGAATTTTTTCGGAAGCTGATGGTTGAATTTAGGATGTATGAAGACTTGGAAAACGTTGAAGGTCTACACATGATATACAAAATAGTAAGGGGGATCA TTATGCTCAATAGTCCTCAGATCTTTGAGAAGATATTTGGTGATGAATTGATCATGGATATTATAGGCTGTCTTGAGT ATGATCCTGAAGTTCATCATGCCCAAAATCATCGTAATTTTTTGAAAGAGCACGTTGTTTTTAAGGAG GCTATACCTATCAAGGATCCATTGGTCCTCTCGAAGATACACCAGACATATCGAGTTGGCTATTTGAAG GATGTCATTTTGGCCAGAGTATTGGATGAGACGACACTTGGAAATCTCAACTCCATAATTCATTCAAACAATGCTGTT GTTGTTTCTTTATTAAAGGATGATAGTACATTTATTCAGGAATTGTTTGCCAGGATCAGGTCACCCACCACctcagaagaatctaaaaagAATTTG GTGTACTTTGTGCATGAGTTCTGTTGTCTAAGCAAGAGCCTGCAGATGGTACAACAACTTCGTCTATATAG GGATCTTGTGAATGAAGGCATTTTTGACATCATGACCGATGCTCTGCAGAGTCAAGACAAAAAGCTTGTATTAACTGG GACAGATATCCTCATTCTTTTCTTAAACCAGGATCCAAACCTTCTGCGTTCTTTTGTTATTCGGCCAGAAGGAATTCCTCTTTTAGGACTTCTG GTGAAAGGAATGCTAACAGATTTTGGGGATGATATGCACTGCCAATTTCTTGAAATTCTTCGCAGTCTTCTAGATTCATTTACATTATCAGGAACTCAG TTTATTATGTTTCTGCTGAATTGTTGGAAAACTTGTCAGTCATGTAAGATAGAATTCTTGTTTTTCTGTTTCTTCTAG
- the LOC115723209 gene encoding uncharacterized protein LOC115723209 isoform X4 yields MGAPEKSQANASSMQRVKVYRLNDDGKWDDQGTGHVTVDYLERSEELGLFVFDEEDHETLLLHRISADDIYRKQEDTIISWRDPEFSSELALSFQETTGCAYIWDHICNVQRNMNFHSLNNDTFHGPNSELRELPAVAPSTLPLILKTLVESGIADQMRLTELILNDQEFFRKLMVEFRMYEDLENVEGLHMIYKIVRGIIMLNSPQIFEKIFGDELIMDIIGCLEYDPEVHHAQNHRNFLKEHVVFKEAIPIKDPLVLSKIHQTYRVGYLKDVILARVLDETTLGNLNSIIHSNNAVVVSLLKDDSTFIQELFARIRSPTTSEESKKNLVYFVHEFCCLSKSLQMVQQLRLYRDLVNEGIFDIMTDALQSQDKKLVLTGTDILILFLNQDPNLLRSFVIRPEGIPLLGLLVKGMLTDFGDDMHCQFLEILRSLLDSFTLSGTQVTFLMLICSLLCFC; encoded by the exons ATGGGCGCGCCGGAGAAATCACAGGCAAACGCTAGTTCGATGCAG CGTGTTAAGGTGTACCGTTTGAATGATGATGGAAAGTGGGATGATCAAGGAACTGGGCATGTCACTGTTGACTATTTGGAG CGATCGGAAGAGCTTGGTTTATTTGTTTTCGATGAGGAAGATCATGAGACATTGCTTTTGCATCGTATTAGTGCAGatgatatttatagaaaacAAGAAG ATACAATTATCTCATGGAGAGACCCAGAATTTTCTTCAGAGTTAGCACTAAGCTTTCAGGAGACAACAGGCTGTGCTTACATATG GGACCATATCTGCAATGTGCAAAGAAATATGAATTTCCATTCTCTTAAca ATGATACATTTCATGGTCCAAATAGCGAGTTGAGGGAGCTGCCGGCAGTTGCACCATCCACACTTCCCTTAATACTTAAG ACTTTGGTTGAGAGTGGTATTGCTGATCAGATGCGGTTGACAGAACTTATCTTGAATGAT CAAGAATTTTTTCGGAAGCTGATGGTTGAATTTAGGATGTATGAAGACTTGGAAAACGTTGAAGGTCTACACATGATATACAAAATAGTAAGGGGGATCA TTATGCTCAATAGTCCTCAGATCTTTGAGAAGATATTTGGTGATGAATTGATCATGGATATTATAGGCTGTCTTGAGT ATGATCCTGAAGTTCATCATGCCCAAAATCATCGTAATTTTTTGAAAGAGCACGTTGTTTTTAAGGAG GCTATACCTATCAAGGATCCATTGGTCCTCTCGAAGATACACCAGACATATCGAGTTGGCTATTTGAAG GATGTCATTTTGGCCAGAGTATTGGATGAGACGACACTTGGAAATCTCAACTCCATAATTCATTCAAACAATGCTGTT GTTGTTTCTTTATTAAAGGATGATAGTACATTTATTCAGGAATTGTTTGCCAGGATCAGGTCACCCACCACctcagaagaatctaaaaagAATTTG GTGTACTTTGTGCATGAGTTCTGTTGTCTAAGCAAGAGCCTGCAGATGGTACAACAACTTCGTCTATATAG GGATCTTGTGAATGAAGGCATTTTTGACATCATGACCGATGCTCTGCAGAGTCAAGACAAAAAGCTTGTATTAACTGG GACAGATATCCTCATTCTTTTCTTAAACCAGGATCCAAACCTTCTGCGTTCTTTTGTTATTCGGCCAGAAGGAATTCCTCTTTTAGGACTTCTG GTGAAAGGAATGCTAACAGATTTTGGGGATGATATGCACTGCCAATTTCTTGAAATTCTTCGCAGTCTTCTAGATTCATTTACATTATCAGGAACTCAG GTGACTTTTTTAATGTTGATTTGTAGTTTATTATGTTTCTGCTGA
- the LOC115722255 gene encoding dihydrolipoyl dehydrogenase 2, chloroplastic, which yields MQYSLSLSTAPAIAGSTHFSHSSGLVPSKPIINLRFCGLRREVFGFSSLKQSASHTLRISTTRAPRSGNLVVAAASSSDNGRASKSFDYDLLIIGAGVGGHGAALHAVEKGLKTAIVEGDVVGGTCVNRGCVPSKALLAVSGRMRELQNEHHLKALGLQVAAASYDRQGVADHANNLATKIRSNLTNSMKALGVDILTGFGTILGPHKVKVGSNTVTAKDIIIATGSVPFVPKGIEVDGKTVITSDHALKLESVPDWIAIVGSGYIGLEFSDVYTALGSEVTFVEALDQLMPGFDPEIGKLAQRVLINPRKIDYHTGVFASKITPAKDGKPVTIELIDAKTKEPKDTLEVDAALIATGRAPFTKGLGLENVNVTTQRGFIPVDERMRVIDANGKLVPHIYCIGDANGKMMLAHAASAQGISVVEQVTGRDHVLNHLSIPAACFTHPEISMVGLTEPQAREKAEKEGFEIGIAKTSFKANTKALAENEGEGLAKLIYRPDNGEILGVHIFGLHAADLIHEASNAIALGTRIQDLKLAVHAHPTLSEVLDELFKSAKVKAHVSSRVSEPVAV from the exons ATGCAGTATTCGCTTTCTCTTTCCACAGCTCCAGCCATTGCTGGATCAACTCACTTCTCTCACTCCTCCGGTTTGGTTCCCTCCAAGCCTATTATTAACCTCCGATTCTGTGGTCTCAGGAGGGAGGTGTTTGGATTCTCTTCTCTCAAACAATCCGCCTCCCACACGCTTCGAATCTCCACCACACGTGCGCCGCGCTCCGGGAACTTAGTTGTAGCCGCGGCTTCTTCGTCTGATAATGGAAGGGCTTCCAAGTCATTCGATTACGACTTGCTCATTATTGGAGCTGGCGTCGGTGGCCATGGTGCCGCGCTTCATGCCGTTGAGAAG GGTCTTAAAACTGCCATCGTAGAGGGAGATGTTGTGGGCGGAACTTGTGTAAACAGGGGATGTGTGCCATCTAAAGCTCTTTTGGCTGTGAGTGGTCGGATGCGTGAACTCCAGAATGAGCATCATTTGAAGGCCTTGGGTTTGCAG GTTGCGGCAGCTAGTTATGACAGACAGGGAGTGGCAGACCATGCAAATAACCTTGCAACCAAAATTCGTAGTAATTTGACTAATTCAATGAAGGCTCTTGGTGTGGACATACTAACAGGTTTTGGTACAATTCTG GGCCCACACAAAGTCAAGGTTGGATCTAACACAGTAACCGCAAAAGACATAATCATTGCAACTGGTTCAGTTCCCTTTGTTCCTAAGGGTATTGAAGTTGATG GGAAAACCGTAATTACCAGTGATCACGCACTCAAATTGGAATCTGTCCCTGACTGGATTGCCATTGTGGGCAGTGGTTACATTGGTCTTGAGTTCAGTGATGTATATACTGCTCTTGGAAGTGAG GTTACTTTTGTTGAAGCTTTAGATCAGCTTATGCCTGGATTTGATCCTGAGATTGGGAAGTTGGCCCAAAGAGTTCTCATAAATCCACGAAAAATTGACTATCACACTGGAGTGTTTGCATCCAAG ATTACTCCAGCAAAGGATGGAAAGCCAGTCACCATTGAACTTATTGATGCAAAGACCAAGGAGCCAAAAGACACTTTGGAA GTAGATGCAGCACTGATTGCAACAGGACGAGCTCCATTCACAAAAGGCCTTGGCTTGGAGAAT GTTAACGTAACAACACAACGTGGTTTTATTCCTGTTGATGAACGCATGCGAGTTATTGATGCAAATGGCAAGTTG GTTCCTCACATATATTGCATTGGTGATGCAAATGGAAAGATGATGCTTGCTCATGCAGCTAGTGCCCAAGGAATATCAG TGGTTGAACAAGTAACTGGAAGAGACCATGTGCTCAATCATTTGAGCATCCCTGCAGCTTGtttcacccatcctgaaatcaGTATGGTTGGATTAACAGAG CCTCAAGCAAGAGAGAAAGCTGAAAAAGAGGGATTTGAGATAGGTATTGCCAAAACAAGTTTCAAGGCTAACACAAAGGCCCTGGCAGAAAATGAAGGCGAGGGACTTGCCAAG TTAATATACAGACCCGACAATGGAGAGATCCTAGGAGTCCATATTTTTGGGTTACATGCTGCGGACCTTATTCATGAAGCTTCAAATGCAATAGCATTGGGAACACGTATTCAg GACTTAAAGCTCGCTGTTCACGCACACCCAACCTTGTCTGAAGTGTTGGACGAATTGTTCAAATCAGCAAAG GTTAAAGCTCATGTTTCTAGCCGAGTAAGTGAACCAGTAGCAGTCTAA
- the LOC115724087 gene encoding large ribosomal subunit protein eL29z has translation MAKSKNHTAHNQSYKAHKNGIKKPKKQRHTSTKGMDPKFLRNQRYARKHNNSVKNDSGAEE, from the exons ATGGCCAAGTCGAAGAATCACACCGCTCACAACCAGTCCTACAAGGCTCACAAGAATGGCATCAAGAAGCCAAAGAAGCAACGCCACACTTCCACCAAGggg ATGGATCCCAAGTTTTTGAGGAACCAGAGGTATGCAAGGAAGCATAACAACAGCGTTAAGAACGATTCTGGAGCCGAGGAATAG